In Bacteroides coprosuis DSM 18011, the following are encoded in one genomic region:
- a CDS encoding NAD(P)(+) transhydrogenase (AB-specific) (COGs: COG3288 NAD/NADP transhydrogenase alpha subunit~InterPro IPR007886:IPR007698~KEGG: pgn:PGN_1120 putative NADPH-NAD transhydrogenase~PFAM: Alanine dehydrogenase/PNT, C-terminal; Alanine dehydrogenase/PNT, N-terminal~PRIAM: NAD(P)(+) transhydrogenase (AB-specific)~SPTR: NAD(P) transhydrogenase subunit alpha PntAA;~IMG reference gene:2504108029~PFAM: Alanine dehydrogenase/PNT, C-terminal domain; Alanine dehydrogenase/PNT, N-terminal domain~TIGRFAM: NAD(P) transhydrogenase, alpha subunit), with amino-acid sequence MIIGIPKEIMPGEARVAASPETVKKFVADGAQVLVEKTAGDGSFYHDEDYKAAGAELIATAEEVYKRAELILKVKEPLFNEEYKKHEVDLMHEGQYLITFIHPASPVNHEMVKMLAKQGVISLTLDGVPRISRAQNMDALTSMSTCAGYKGILMASNYLSKFMPQMFTAVGAIQPAKVLVLGVGVAGLQALATARRLGAITYAADIRPAAAEQAQSLGAKVIDTGVPAELAIAKGGYANKLSEEWLVKERENLKDIIKEADIVFCSALVPGKVAPILITEDMLKDMKNGSVIVDISIDQGGNCAQTPPGDVEVKHNVTLVGIKNIPGMLPTSSTWMFSQNVYHLVHFLTKDNKIVLDFNDEIVQSILVTHDGKIVHAGAREAMNLS; translated from the coding sequence ATGATTATCGGAATTCCTAAAGAAATTATGCCTGGGGAAGCACGAGTAGCCGCAAGCCCAGAAACAGTCAAGAAATTTGTTGCTGATGGTGCACAAGTTTTAGTAGAAAAAACTGCTGGTGATGGTTCATTCTATCACGATGAAGATTACAAAGCAGCAGGTGCAGAACTTATTGCAACAGCAGAAGAAGTGTACAAACGTGCAGAGCTTATTCTAAAGGTTAAAGAACCTCTCTTTAACGAAGAATACAAAAAACATGAAGTAGATTTAATGCATGAGGGTCAATACCTGATTACATTCATTCACCCAGCTTCACCTGTCAATCATGAAATGGTTAAGATGCTAGCTAAGCAAGGAGTTATAAGCTTAACTCTGGATGGTGTTCCTCGTATCTCTCGCGCACAAAATATGGATGCTTTGACATCAATGAGTACATGTGCAGGATATAAAGGTATCTTAATGGCATCAAACTACCTTTCTAAGTTTATGCCTCAAATGTTTACAGCTGTAGGAGCTATTCAACCAGCTAAAGTACTTGTACTAGGTGTAGGTGTAGCCGGTTTACAAGCATTAGCTACTGCAAGAAGACTTGGAGCAATCACTTATGCAGCTGATATTCGTCCTGCTGCTGCAGAACAAGCTCAAAGTTTGGGTGCAAAAGTTATTGACACAGGTGTACCAGCAGAATTAGCTATTGCTAAAGGTGGTTATGCAAATAAACTATCTGAAGAATGGCTAGTAAAAGAACGTGAAAACCTTAAAGACATTATAAAAGAAGCTGATATTGTATTCTGTAGTGCCTTAGTACCTGGTAAAGTTGCACCTATTCTTATCACGGAAGACATGTTAAAAGACATGAAGAACGGATCTGTAATTGTCGATATATCCATTGACCAAGGTGGTAACTGTGCTCAGACTCCTCCAGGTGATGTTGAAGTGAAACACAATGTAACTCTTGTAGGTATTAAAAACATACCAGGTATGTTACCAACAAGTTCTACATGGATGTTCTCTCAAAACGTTTACCACTTAGTTCACTTCTTAACGAAAGACAATAAGATAGTCCTTGATTTCAACGATGAAATCGTTCAGTCAATCCTTGTTACTCATGACGGAAAAATTGTTCATGCCGGAGCAAGAGAGGCTATGAATTTAAGTTAA
- a CDS encoding alpha/beta hydrolase fold protein (COGs: COG1506 Dipeptidyl aminopeptidase/acylaminoacyl-peptidase~InterPro IPR000073~KEGG: zpr:ZPR_1491 protein containing alpha/beta hydrolase fold~PFAM: Alpha/beta hydrolase fold-1~SPTR: Putative uncharacterized protein;~IMG reference gene:2504108028~PFAM: BAAT / Acyl-CoA thioester hydrolase C terminal), with protein sequence MKKLLLILTVLISTPCLGQNLEGSWKGIIEIQGTKLNLVFNFKEAGGNWSATMDSPDQGGFGIPMDEVTINQNKVLVKSKALQLTYEGTITKDCIEGIFQQSFLQVPLNLKCDTSEASQRPQEPQPPFPYQIENISFPSLDKSITLSGTLTLPDDLKKHPAVVLIAGSGPANRDEEIFGHKPFAVIADYLTRQGLAVLRYDKRGIGESTGSLRKTTTLNLAEDVEASIQFLRNHPNIQSNNIGLIGHSEGGIIAPMVASRDQAISFIVLLAAPGMTGKQILKKQNEESIQRSPITNDQKTKALNVAVQYLDYLAQTSSEGTSTEALHNTLDSIISINLAEDIFPQVSREEMIKSTNNNWIIYFLNLDPSEYLKKVHCPILALNGTKDIQVEANSNLERIESSVKNKELLTVKKYLNLNHLFQKAETGAINEYAQIQETFSEDVLKDILTWISRYIKF encoded by the coding sequence ATGAAAAAACTATTACTAATCTTAACCGTATTAATTTCTACTCCTTGCTTAGGTCAAAACTTAGAAGGAAGTTGGAAAGGAATAATTGAAATCCAAGGAACAAAATTAAATCTTGTTTTCAATTTTAAAGAAGCAGGTGGCAATTGGTCTGCTACAATGGATAGTCCAGACCAAGGAGGCTTTGGAATCCCAATGGACGAAGTAACCATAAATCAAAATAAGGTCCTTGTGAAAAGTAAAGCCTTACAGCTAACTTATGAAGGCACTATCACCAAAGACTGTATTGAAGGAATATTTCAACAAAGCTTCCTTCAAGTTCCCTTAAACCTAAAGTGTGACACGTCTGAAGCCTCACAAAGGCCACAAGAGCCTCAACCACCGTTCCCTTATCAAATAGAAAACATATCATTCCCCTCATTAGACAAATCCATAACCTTGTCGGGAACATTAACTCTCCCCGATGACTTAAAAAAACATCCAGCAGTAGTCCTGATAGCAGGAAGTGGCCCTGCCAATAGAGATGAAGAAATCTTTGGACATAAACCCTTTGCTGTAATTGCAGATTATCTAACACGACAAGGTTTAGCAGTTCTTCGCTATGACAAACGAGGTATTGGAGAATCAACGGGTTCATTAAGAAAGACTACAACATTAAACTTAGCTGAAGATGTAGAAGCTTCCATTCAATTTCTGAGAAATCATCCCAACATTCAAAGTAATAATATTGGTTTAATAGGGCACAGCGAAGGAGGAATTATAGCACCCATGGTAGCTAGCAGAGATCAAGCTATCTCCTTTATAGTACTTCTGGCTGCTCCTGGAATGACTGGTAAGCAAATTCTAAAGAAACAAAACGAAGAAAGCATACAGCGTTCTCCAATAACCAATGATCAAAAAACAAAAGCCCTCAATGTCGCTGTCCAGTATTTAGACTACTTAGCCCAGACATCTAGTGAAGGAACAAGTACAGAAGCTCTCCACAACACACTAGATAGTATAATATCTATCAACCTAGCTGAAGATATTTTTCCTCAAGTTAGCAGAGAAGAGATGATTAAATCCACCAATAATAATTGGATTATCTACTTTCTTAATCTAGACCCATCGGAGTACTTAAAGAAAGTACATTGTCCAATTTTGGCACTAAATGGAACAAAAGATATTCAGGTTGAAGCAAATAGTAATTTAGAGAGAATCGAAAGCAGTGTAAAAAATAAGGAATTACTTACTGTGAAGAAATATTTAAACTTAAATCATCTTTTTCAAAAAGCAGAAACGGGTGCTATAAATGAATATGCACAAATTCAAGAAACTTTTTCAGAAGATGTACTGAAAGACATACTAACTTGGATATCGCGCTACATAAAGTTTTGA
- a CDS encoding NAD(P)(+) transhydrogenase (AB-specific) (COGs: COG1282 NAD/NADP transhydrogenase beta subunit~InterPro IPR004003~KEGG: dds:Ddes_0175 NAD(P)(+) transhydrogenase (AB-specific)~PFAM: NAD(P) transhydrogenase, beta subunit~PRIAM: NAD(P)(+) transhydrogenase (AB-specific)~SPTR: NAD(P)(+) transhydrogenase (AB-specific);~IMG reference gene:2504108031~PFAM: NAD(P) transhydrogenase beta subunit): protein MSALTYYIICAVLSIMVLIGISKMSKVETATNGNRLSALSLFLGVILTLVYYDIFDVGFIYICILIGSIIGYFFAKRIKMIQMPQLVALLNGIGGAASAFVGILSYVRIGSTPSEYENFTSVTAVLAIVVGLVTLVGSLVAAGKLHKVLPQKPIVWKNHQLLTTIFIIGSIVPVVGAYFSQDSSFFFANPSFVLLLSIASSCLFGLTFAIRVGGADMPITISLLNSLSGVAGAIAGMAIGDILLVSVGGIVGASGLLLTQIMCRNMNRHLIDILLGKTSAAGKPKAASSSKATVQSAPQKTEKKEETLSDIVSNAKEVILIPGYGMALAQAQHQVKQLADKLEKNGAKVRFAVHPVAGRMPGHMNVLLAEADVPYDELYEMEQINDDFKKTDLVIVIGANDVVNPAAREAEGTPIYGMPVLNADQAKNVIVCNYDTKPGYAGVENPLYKSNKTKMLLGDAKESLYKVLEAIHKPSETKQTNGAKEENRIVSLMSNAKSVILIPGYGMALAQAQHQVKQLADKLEKNGAKVRFAVHPVAGRMPGHMNVLLAEADVPYDELYEMEQINDDFKDTDLTIIIGANDVVNPAAREAEGTPIYGMPVLNADQAKNVIVCNYDTKPGYAGVENPLYSSDKAELLLGDAKESLNKLIDAIQKPGSGKQESDQKGDDLDFVLSTAKSVILVPGYGMALAQAQHQVKQLADKLERNGAKVRFAVHPVAGRMPGHMNVLLAEADVPYDELYEMEQINDDFKETDLAIIIGANDVINPAAREAEGTPIYGMPVLNVDEAKQVIICNYDTKPGYAGVDNPLYNSNKARMLLGDAKESLNKLLEAVKKPEELSASEPCQEEGNDLSQVVNEAKQIILIPGYGMALAQAQHQVKQLADKFEQNGAKVRFAVHPVAGRMPGHMNVLLAEADVPYDELYEMEQINDDFKDTDLVIIIGANDVVNPAAREAEGTPIYGMPVLNADQAKHVIVCNFDTKPGYAGVENPLYESDKTTLLLGDAKESVHQILDAIGKKSVATSQPKEEGIDFKAVLKNAKEVILVPGYGMALAQAQHQVKQLADKLERNGARVRFAVHPVAGRMPGHMNVLLAEADVPYDELYEMEQINDDFAKADLAIVVGANDVVNPAAREAEGTPIYGMPVLNVDQAKNIIVCNFDTKPGYAGVDNPLYESPKAKLMLGDAKESLLQLLDTI, encoded by the coding sequence ATGAGTGCATTAACTTATTATATTATATGTGCCGTACTCTCAATCATGGTACTCATTGGTATTTCGAAGATGAGTAAAGTAGAAACGGCAACAAACGGTAATAGGCTCAGTGCATTAAGCCTTTTTTTAGGGGTAATACTCACTCTTGTCTATTACGATATCTTCGATGTCGGCTTTATCTACATTTGCATTCTAATTGGATCTATCATAGGATACTTCTTTGCCAAGCGAATAAAAATGATACAGATGCCTCAGCTTGTTGCTTTACTCAATGGTATTGGTGGAGCAGCTTCAGCCTTTGTAGGTATCCTTAGTTATGTACGCATCGGATCCACTCCCTCAGAATATGAGAACTTCACCAGCGTTACTGCTGTTCTTGCTATTGTTGTAGGTTTAGTTACTTTAGTAGGTAGTTTAGTTGCGGCAGGTAAGTTGCACAAAGTTTTACCACAAAAACCTATTGTATGGAAAAATCATCAACTACTAACGACAATATTCATTATAGGTAGTATTGTTCCTGTTGTTGGAGCCTATTTCTCACAAGACAGCAGTTTTTTCTTTGCTAATCCTTCTTTTGTACTCCTATTATCAATAGCATCAAGTTGCCTATTCGGACTTACTTTTGCAATACGTGTAGGTGGAGCTGATATGCCTATTACGATTTCACTTTTAAACTCTTTAAGTGGAGTAGCTGGAGCAATTGCAGGTATGGCTATTGGAGATATTTTATTAGTTTCTGTAGGTGGTATTGTTGGTGCATCTGGTTTATTATTAACTCAGATAATGTGCCGCAACATGAACCGTCATCTAATAGATATTTTACTAGGAAAAACCTCAGCTGCAGGGAAACCTAAAGCAGCAAGTTCATCTAAGGCAACTGTTCAATCGGCACCACAAAAAACAGAAAAGAAAGAAGAAACCTTATCTGATATTGTAAGTAATGCAAAGGAAGTCATTCTTATTCCTGGTTATGGTATGGCTTTGGCTCAAGCTCAACATCAAGTAAAACAGTTAGCTGATAAACTAGAGAAGAATGGAGCTAAAGTTCGTTTTGCAGTACATCCCGTAGCTGGTCGTATGCCTGGTCATATGAATGTCCTTCTGGCTGAAGCTGATGTTCCTTATGATGAGTTATATGAAATGGAACAGATCAATGATGACTTTAAAAAGACAGATCTAGTAATTGTTATTGGTGCTAATGACGTAGTTAACCCTGCTGCACGAGAAGCTGAGGGAACACCTATATATGGTATGCCTGTTCTTAATGCAGATCAAGCAAAAAATGTCATCGTTTGTAATTATGATACCAAACCTGGATATGCTGGGGTAGAAAACCCTCTCTACAAGAGCAACAAAACTAAAATGCTTCTAGGGGATGCTAAAGAGTCTCTATACAAGGTATTAGAGGCCATACACAAACCATCAGAAACAAAACAAACTAACGGAGCTAAAGAAGAAAACCGTATAGTTTCACTTATGAGCAATGCGAAAAGTGTTATTTTGATTCCTGGTTATGGTATGGCTTTGGCTCAAGCTCAGCATCAAGTAAAACAGTTAGCTGATAAACTAGAAAAAAATGGAGCTAAAGTTCGTTTTGCAGTACATCCTGTAGCTGGCCGTATGCCTGGTCATATGAATGTCCTTCTAGCTGAAGCTGATGTTCCTTATGATGAGCTATATGAAATGGAACAGATCAATGATGACTTTAAAGACACAGATCTTACTATAATCATTGGAGCGAATGACGTAGTAAATCCTGCTGCTCGTGAAGCAGAAGGAACACCTATATATGGTATGCCTGTTCTTAACGCAGACCAAGCTAAAAATGTCATTGTTTGTAATTATGATACCAAACCTGGTTATGCTGGAGTAGAAAATCCTCTATACAGCAGTGATAAAGCCGAATTACTTTTAGGTGATGCCAAAGAATCTCTCAATAAATTAATTGATGCGATTCAAAAGCCAGGATCAGGAAAACAAGAATCGGATCAAAAAGGAGATGATTTAGACTTTGTTCTAAGTACAGCCAAAAGTGTTATTTTAGTACCAGGTTATGGTATGGCTTTGGCTCAAGCTCAACATCAAGTAAAACAATTAGCAGATAAGTTAGAGCGCAATGGAGCTAAAGTTCGTTTTGCAGTACATCCTGTTGCTGGTCGTATGCCTGGTCATATGAATGTCCTTCTAGCTGAAGCTGATGTTCCTTATGATGAGCTATATGAAATGGAACAGATCAATGATGACTTTAAAGAAACTGATTTAGCAATTATCATTGGAGCAAATGATGTGATCAATCCTGCTGCTCGTGAAGCCGAAGGAACTCCTATCTATGGTATGCCTGTTTTAAATGTAGATGAAGCTAAGCAAGTTATTATCTGTAACTATGATACGAAACCTGGTTATGCTGGAGTTGATAATCCTCTTTACAATAGCAACAAGGCTAGAATGTTACTAGGTGATGCCAAAGAATCTCTTAACAAACTACTTGAAGCCGTGAAGAAGCCAGAAGAGCTTTCTGCTTCAGAGCCTTGTCAAGAAGAAGGAAATGACTTATCACAAGTAGTTAATGAAGCTAAGCAAATTATTTTAATACCAGGATATGGTATGGCATTAGCTCAAGCTCAACACCAAGTTAAACAATTAGCTGATAAATTTGAACAGAACGGTGCTAAAGTTAGATTTGCAGTACATCCTGTTGCTGGCCGTATGCCTGGTCATATGAATGTTCTTCTGGCTGAAGCCGATGTTCCTTATGATGAGCTTTACGAAATGGAGCAAATCAATGATGACTTTAAAGATACAGACTTAGTTATCATCATCGGAGCGAATGACGTTGTAAACCCTGCAGCTCGTGAAGCTGAAGGTACTCCGATATATGGAATGCCTGTTCTAAATGCCGACCAAGCTAAGCATGTTATTGTATGTAACTTTGACACAAAACCTGGTTATGCTGGAGTAGAAAACCCCCTTTATGAAAGTGATAAAACAACACTACTTCTAGGGGATGCAAAAGAATCAGTACATCAAATACTTGACGCTATTGGTAAAAAGTCTGTAGCAACATCGCAGCCCAAAGAAGAAGGTATAGATTTTAAAGCGGTTCTAAAGAATGCAAAAGAAGTCATCCTTGTGCCTGGATATGGTATGGCATTGGCACAAGCTCAGCACCAAGTAAAACAGTTGGCTGACAAACTAGAACGTAACGGAGCTAGAGTTCGCTTTGCTGTGCACCCTGTTGCTGGTCGTATGCCTGGTCATATGAATGTTCTTCTGGCTGAAGCCGATGTTCCTTATGATGAGCTTTACGAAATGGAACAAATTAATGATGATTTTGCCAAAGCAGACTTAGCCATTGTTGTTGGAGCAAACGACGTAGTAAATCCTGCTGCTCGTGAAGCTGAAGGCACTCCTATTTATGGTATGCCCGTTTTAAATGTTGACCAAGCAAAGAATATCATTGTTTGTAACTTTGATACGAAACCTGGTTATGCTGGAGTTGATAATCCTCTTTATGAAAGTCCAAAAGCTAAGTTAATGCTTGGCGATGCTAAAGAGTCTCTACTTCAACTATTAGATACTATCTAA
- a CDS encoding hypothetical protein (KEGG: bfr:BF1419 hypothetical protein~SPTR: Putative uncharacterized protein;~IMG reference gene:2504108027): MKKSLFTLLVVFLSLTIQAQHRAQISTSFNGGLEYHVNGYKATLETNIFDDLIFKDNKNNQVKFNKDYLEYASHDNDWFQNYKSLLFNTLIQRFKNETGYSETFSVDIFGDLKYEDNKGNRASLKKNIFDELVYSDSKNNEIKISKDYIKSNYKSSPSDKRLRYILFSDLLNNLWDNRQVGIPDNIDTQNNDYWVEDDWDIDVEYSDKHRPHQHKRDYLYEYKDNKGNWATLRENKSMKKTYEDSSGNILTFSVPSWKKQVNRHRTEEAFFNYLTREYLVK; the protein is encoded by the coding sequence ATGAAAAAATCTCTTTTTACACTTCTAGTAGTTTTTCTGTCTCTCACTATTCAAGCTCAACATAGAGCACAGATATCTACCAGTTTTAATGGAGGCCTTGAGTATCACGTTAATGGTTATAAAGCCACATTAGAAACTAATATTTTTGATGACCTTATTTTTAAAGACAATAAGAATAATCAAGTGAAGTTCAATAAGGATTATTTGGAGTATGCTTCACACGATAATGATTGGTTTCAGAATTATAAATCCTTACTTTTTAATACTCTTATTCAACGATTTAAAAATGAAACTGGCTATAGTGAAACCTTTTCTGTAGATATATTTGGAGATCTTAAATACGAAGACAACAAAGGCAATAGAGCTAGCTTAAAAAAGAATATTTTTGATGAATTGGTTTATAGCGATAGTAAAAACAATGAAATAAAAATCTCTAAAGATTATATAAAAAGCAACTATAAAAGTTCGCCTTCTGATAAGCGACTACGCTACATCTTGTTTTCCGATTTACTGAATAATCTTTGGGATAATCGACAAGTAGGAATACCTGACAACATCGACACACAGAATAACGACTATTGGGTTGAGGATGATTGGGATATAGACGTTGAATACTCCGATAAGCACAGACCTCATCAGCACAAGAGAGATTACTTATATGAATACAAAGATAACAAAGGAAATTGGGCTACTTTAAGAGAAAACAAATCAATGAAGAAAACTTATGAAGATAGTTCGGGTAATATCCTAACATTTAGTGTACCCTCGTGGAAAAAACAAGTAAACAGACACCGAACAGAAGAAGCATTCTTTAATTATTTAACAAGGGAGTACTTAGTGAAATAA
- a CDS encoding putative NADPH-NAD transhydrogenase alpha subunit (COGs: COG3288 NAD/NADP transhydrogenase alpha subunit~KEGG: pgn:PGN_1121 probable NADPH-NAD transhydrogenase alpha subunit~SPTR: Probable NADPH-NAD transhydrogenase alpha subunit;~IMG reference gene:2504108030), translating to MNPIYLILIFIVATLLGYFIIKNVPSLLHTPLMSGMNALSGITILGAILAVGITYKSDPSGIRFLIGQIIGGLAIIAATINVVGGFGVTDRMLRMFNKKKNTKK from the coding sequence ATGAATCCTATCTATTTAATACTCATTTTTATAGTGGCAACTCTATTAGGGTATTTCATTATTAAAAATGTTCCTAGTTTACTTCACACCCCTTTAATGTCTGGAATGAATGCTCTTTCAGGAATAACGATCCTTGGGGCAATATTGGCTGTAGGTATAACTTACAAATCAGACCCTTCAGGAATCAGATTTCTCATTGGTCAAATTATAGGAGGCCTTGCTATTATAGCAGCAACCATAAATGTGGTGGGAGGTTTTGGTGTAACAGATAGAATGTTACGTATGTTTAACAAGAAAAAAAACACTAAGAAATGA
- a CDS encoding RimK domain protein ATP-grasp (COGs: COG0189 Glutathione synthase/Ribosomal protein S6 modification enzyme (glutaminyl transferase)~InterPro IPR013651~KEGG: bth:BT_1474 ribosomal protein S6 modification protein-related protein~PFAM: ATP-grasp fold, RimK-type~SPTR: Glutathione synthase/Ribosomal protein S6 modification enzyme (Glutaminyl transferase);~IMG reference gene:2504108026~PFAM: RimK-like ATP-grasp domain) yields the protein MNSVLILLDSLNDWKPYYETNSILTVSDYLKNKSLSKGKKLVINLSNSYVYNSEGYYGSLLAQARGHQVIPGVRTINKLEAGTGIRMDQTLQKLCYQWIQKNNITTDTWYLNIYFGSCQEKGLEKIARFIFDNYPCPLLQVELNTRSRNQIESIKYLSLDNLDETQQDFFANALDKFNKKVWRSPRTPKTCRYNLAILHDPSEKFPPSNKRAIHKFLEIAKKMNINAELITEEDATRLLEFDALFIRSTTSLNHFTFHLSQKAEQNDIVVIDDPTSIIRCTNKVYLKELLAKEKIPAPASTLVFQSNQNSFKEISEKIGSPFILKIPDGSFSHGMKKVTSEETLQKALDILFEDSAIILAQEFTPTEFDWRIGVLNGQPLYACKYYMAKGHWQIYKHLDSGKSDSGLVDTIPLYKVPQDVIRTALKATSLIGKGLYGVDLKVVNGKAMIIEINDNPSIDYGIEDAILGDDLYYRILNYFIQTLEQRSH from the coding sequence ATGAATAGTGTCTTAATCTTATTGGATAGTTTGAATGACTGGAAACCTTATTACGAGACGAATAGCATTTTAACTGTATCCGATTACTTAAAAAACAAATCACTTAGTAAGGGAAAAAAACTAGTAATTAATCTTAGTAATAGCTATGTCTACAATTCGGAAGGCTACTACGGCTCACTACTAGCTCAAGCAAGAGGTCACCAAGTTATACCAGGCGTACGTACTATTAATAAACTAGAAGCAGGAACAGGAATTCGTATGGACCAAACGTTACAAAAACTTTGCTACCAATGGATTCAAAAAAATAATATCACAACAGATACTTGGTATCTAAATATATACTTCGGCTCTTGTCAAGAAAAAGGACTAGAAAAGATAGCTCGATTTATTTTTGATAATTACCCTTGCCCTCTTTTGCAAGTAGAGCTAAATACTCGCTCTAGAAACCAAATAGAATCCATAAAATATTTATCTCTAGATAATCTAGACGAAACACAACAAGACTTCTTTGCTAATGCACTAGATAAATTTAACAAAAAGGTATGGAGAAGTCCACGTACCCCAAAAACTTGTAGATATAACTTAGCTATTCTACATGATCCCTCTGAAAAATTTCCACCTAGCAATAAACGTGCTATTCATAAATTCTTGGAAATAGCCAAGAAAATGAATATCAATGCAGAGCTAATTACAGAAGAAGATGCTACTCGATTATTAGAATTTGATGCTCTATTTATTCGCTCAACTACTTCTCTAAATCATTTTACATTCCACCTTTCTCAAAAGGCCGAACAAAATGATATTGTAGTCATTGATGATCCAACCTCTATTATACGTTGTACGAATAAGGTGTATCTAAAAGAACTTTTGGCAAAAGAAAAGATTCCAGCTCCTGCCTCAACACTTGTTTTTCAATCTAATCAAAACTCTTTCAAGGAAATTAGTGAGAAAATAGGAAGTCCTTTTATTCTTAAAATACCTGATGGTTCTTTCTCCCATGGCATGAAGAAAGTAACTAGCGAAGAGACTCTACAAAAAGCCTTAGACATTCTATTTGAAGATTCAGCTATTATCTTAGCTCAAGAATTTACTCCTACTGAGTTTGATTGGCGTATTGGTGTATTAAATGGTCAACCTCTATATGCTTGTAAATATTACATGGCGAAAGGACATTGGCAAATCTACAAACACTTAGATTCAGGTAAAAGTGACAGCGGATTAGTAGATACTATACCTCTATACAAAGTACCTCAAGATGTAATAAGAACAGCTTTAAAAGCTACATCACTGATAGGGAAAGGACTTTATGGTGTAGATTTAAAAGTCGTAAATGGAAAAGCAATGATTATAGAGATCAACGATAACCCAAGCATCGACTATGGTATTGAAGATGCTATTTTAGGAGATGATCTCTATTATAGAATCCTTAATTATTTTATTCAAACCTTAGAGCAAAGAAGTCATTAA